TTTTACATCTTCGATCTTCTTCTCGAGATCAAGGATCTCTTTGGGCACATTGATGTTCTTGAGGTGAACGCGGGCTCCTACTTCATCCATCACGTCAATCGCCTTGTCTGGCAGGAGACGGTCTGTAATGTAGCGGTCGCTCAGTTTCACACAAGCCTCGATGGCGTCGTCACTGTAAGTAACGTTGTGGTAGTCTTCGTATTTGGACTTGATATTGTTGAGGATCTGGATGGTTTCATCAACGGAAGGCGGTTCAACCATTACTTTCTGGAAGCGGCGGTCGAGTGCGCCATCTTTTTCGATATACATCCTGTATTCGTCCAGTGTGGAAGCGCCGATGCATTGGAGCTCACCTCTGGCGAGTGCGGGTTTGAAGATATTGGAAGCATCCAGAGAACCGGAAGCGCCGCCGGCGCCCACGATGGTGTGGATCTCATCGATGAAGAGGATCACGTCGCGGTTCTTTTCGAGCTCGTTCATGATCGCTTTCATTCTTTCTTCAAACTGACCACGGTATTTGGTACCTGCCACCAGGGCGGCGAGGTCAAGAGAGATCACACGTTTGTCGAACAGAACGCGTGAAACTTTTCTTTGCACGATACGTAACGCCAATCCTTCCACGATAGCGGTTTTACCAACGCCTGGTTCGCCGATGAGGATGGGGTTATTCTTTTTACGGCGTGAGAGGATCTGAGATACACGTTCGATCTCAGCTTCACGTCCTACAATGGGATCGAGTGATCCGTTCTCTGCAAGTCTTGTGATGTCACGGCCGAAATTATCGAGCACGGGCGTTTTGCTTTTTGCATTGCCTGATGCGCGTGATTTCTGCTGCGAGTATTTTTTCTCTTCATCAAAATCATCCTCACCTTCATCAGCATACTCGCTTCGTACGTCATTGCTCTTCACCACGCCTAATTCATTTCTGAAAAGATCGTAATCCACGTCGAATTGATTTAAAATTTGAGTAGCTATGTTTTCTTTGTTCTTGAGAATCGAGAGCATCAAGTGTTCGGTTTCCACCGTAGGGCTCTTGAGCGCTTTAGCCTCGAGCACGGTTACACGAATTACCTTTTCCGCCTGTTTGGTTAGGGGTAAACTATTTATGTTGGCAATATTCTTTCCGGTTTTGTCCTTCACCGCCATCTCCACTTCCTTTCTGAGCTCATAAAGGTCTACATTGAAGCTCTTCAGAATGCGGACAGCAGTGTTCTCTCCTTCCCGGATCAACCCCAGCAACAAATGTTCGGTACCGATAAAATCGTTCCCCAGCCTTAAAGCCTCCTCCCTGCTAAACGAAATGATCTCTTTCACCTGGGCTGAAAAATTGTTGTCCATTTTTATAATTTGTTGTGTTATACAATAATAACGAATATTTTTGACTTCTGTTCTAGCCGTCTTATTAACGGTTGTTAACAAGTACCAAGTGTGTTATGAAGGTCAAAATTGATACCAAGCAAAAATTCCATGTCATTTACATCACAGAACCAGTTCTTTCTGGCAATATGACAGCGGAATTAAGTGAAAGTCTGCTTCCTTTCCTCCAAATTGACGTTAAAAACGTGATCGTTAATTTGAAAGACATTGAAAACCTGGACGAAGCTGCCGCTGAAACATTGTTAAAGCTTCAACAAACCTTTTACGAGCAACAGGCCAGCTTCGTAATCTGTGAGCTTCAACTGTCTGTAAAGGATCAGCTGGATCAAATGGAACTGCTGGACCTGCTGAACATCACCCCCTCCGAAAGTGAGGCATGGGATATAGTTCAGATGGAGGAAATCGAAAGAGAGTTGCTTGGTGGCGATAATGAGTTCTGACGATTGCCCGCCGCCACCCATTACAACCAAAACGAATGAAGAAATTTGCCGTGATAGTAGCCGGTGGATCCGGCCTGCGTATGGGTACACAGGTACCCAAACAATTCCTGCCATTGCGCGATAAACCTGTGCTCTGGTACACGCTCACCGCCTTCCTGGAAGCATTCGATGATCTCACCATCATCCTGGTTCTCCCGGAATCACATCTCCAGACCGGCCATGAAATCCTCCGCTCCACCTTCGACCCCGATCGCATCTGGATGACCACCGGAGGGGAAACACGTTTCCATTCCGTTAAAAATGGACTCGATCATATCCACCAGCACTCCATCGTATTCGTGCACGACGGCGTCCGCTGCCTCCTCACGCCAGACCTCATCCGCCGCTGCTTCAATATGGCACAGGAACGAGGCAATGCCATCCCCGCCGTTACCGCGGTTGATAGTATCCGCATCGAAACATTCAATGGAAATGCTGCCATAGACCGCAACAAAATAAAAATCATACAAACACCACAAACATTCTACTCAGACCTCATCAAAGCCGCTTTCGAACAGGAATATGATGAAAGCTTCACCGATGAAGCAAGCGTAGTGGAAAAACTGGGAGTGAAAATTCACCTGCTGGAAGGCGAACCTACAAATATCAAGATCACGAGACCTCTGGATATTTTGATAGCAGAGAAGATACTTGAGGAACGCGAAATGGGGATATGAGTTGGGGGCGTGATATTCGCTTTTTTATTAGGCTGGTGTTCGCGAAGGGATATGTCAACGCGGCTGAGAAACGAACCAGCGCTTTTTGTTCGTTGATGGGCTGTGGGCGGGTTGGATGGGACAGGAGGAATTCTATTGGGGTCTTTCGCTTACGTTTCTTAGGCCGCTTGTGCCATATCCCGTTCGCTCAATCACGCTGAGAGAGAGATGGTGGTAAAAGTGCAGCAGTTCCTGTGAAATGAAACTGCGGTCCCCGGACTTTGAGAACTTTGATAAATGATATGGACCTGGAATTGCGTTTTACCAATGTTGCTTTTCAGTGTGCACTTTCCTGAAACAGTTTTTACATTTTTTCTTGATTCAGATTTTCCCTTTGTTGTTTTTAAGATTAAAAGCCCACTTGATTTCGCATTCCTATTTTTTAGCCCCTGCCTTTTCTGCTCCCACTTTTTCAGTTCTTAATTCCATTAATCCATTATGATTATTTTGGAATTTTATTATTCTGTTATTTTGTTATTCTGTTATTCTGTTATCGTTCATTTTTGAGTATTGCATTTTTTACTTTTCCAGGCGTTGATGTTTTGAATTTAGAATAGCTGTTTCCTTTTCTACTTTCTATTTTCTTCATTGTAATTGTAAAACATCAGGCTCCATTCTTAACCGGGCTTATATCCTCAGCTTCATTTCATCCATCCTCACAGCACCATTTATCCGGAACACTTCCCCCACCCCTGCTAAATTTCATCAGCCACTCATAACTTTAATACAGCACTGATGCACTCTCAACCTCATGCCGGCGAGGGTTCTGAAAAAACTGGCCTTGCAAACGTAAGCGAAGAAGATCAATGGAATTACCATCGCCCATCCAACCAGCAATAGCCCAACATACAAACCTATGCGCCGGTACGTTTCACAGCCAGCGTTTCAGAATCCCGAGAAGGCACCTGCCGGTACGTTTCACAGCCAGCGTTTCAAAATCCCGAGAAGGCGAAAGCGGTTAATGCGGAGAGACGGATAAATTTCCAGACTGGCGCCGAAACTGCTGTAAAAGAAAGCCAGGTTACGGATATCTGAACCTTCAAAGTCCAGCGTAAGCTCCTCTCCGGCATGCTGATGAATGAAACGATCGATGAGAAAATGAGATGCACCGCTGGTACGGCCATTGGGATGATTGCCCACAAGGATATAACAGGCACGATTGTTCGAAAATACGTAGGCACAACTGGCAAGCAGCTGATCATTGACATCAAACACTCCACAGGCAATGGCTTTGCCCTGCTGATGCAATTGATTGAAGAGCGATTCAAAGTTTTCATAATCGCGGTCGCTGAGATTGGAAATCCCCTGCATCTGGGATTTGGAAAGACTTAGTACCTCGGAAATGGGAATGTCCGTTGCATAACGATTGTTGAGTTGTTGCGCCTTTTTGATATTGCGCCGGATATTTTCCCGGTAGGCAGATTGAAGTGACTCATAGGGAGCCCTGAGATCCAGGACGTAGTTGTTACGAAGGGATATGCTGGTGTTTTTTTGAGGGCCGACATTGGCATGGGCATTGGCCTGGTTGAGCTCGATCTCGATCAGGCGAAACCTTTTGGGAATGGCAGACAGAAAAGCTTCGATCAGTGAAGGCGTGAGATGTTTCCCGAATACACCCAATTGAGCGGTGAAAGGTGGCTGGTACAGGTAAGCGATCCCGTATTTACTGTTCCAGGTGAGTGGCATCACCGCTTCGTAATCGCCGAGGACCAGGGCACTCCAGTGCTTGCACATATGGTCCAGGTAAATGCTGTACGCATAGGGAAGTCCGTTATCAGCCTTTTGGATGACAGCATCCCAGCGCTGAATATCCAGTTCTTGCCGGGTCAGGTATTGTATGGCGGGAAGGGACTGCATGCTCAACTATACCTAGAACGAATAATAGTTTTTGGTCATCCTGCGCAGATTCAGCCTGTGGATATCGATGCTGAAAGAGATCTTCTTCAGGAACTTGTTTTCTTCGGGAACCGTTTTGAGATTGTCGCGGAACTCTTTGCTGTATACTACGGGGATATAGATATTGATCAGTTCGCGGTACAGTACCAGCTGTACTCCGCCCACATAGAGAAATCGACTGGTATAGGCATCTTTCTTCCAGGCTTCGGCATAGGTACCCACGTCCAGGAACAAACGAACAGGTAGTTCAATAGGGAACATTTTCGTCGGCAGCGTAGTGTTGAAGTTCATGGATGCAATCCAGTTATCGGATCTTCCCTGAAGGTCCTGGAACAGATCGGTGCGCAGTTTGAGGCCGCCATCGCGGATCATGATCTGCTGATTGCCGATGCCCTCCTGTTCATTGCGACCAATGAAATAGTTGCTGTAGGTATAATCTTCGTAACCACGTACAGCCGTAAGCTTGGGCTGGTACCTGATGGTTCGGAATTCTTTCTCGAGAGTATGACCTCCAATGTATCCGAACTTTGCTGCAAAGGCGCGCACCTGCAAACCACCGCCGGAACTGTAATTGAGAAAATAATTACCAGTGACGGATGCGCGATAGAAACCATCACCCTGCTGGATCTGTAATTGCGCATCGTAGGGATACAGGGTCCGGTAATTGGTAACGTTCCAGGTCAGTTGATTGATATAGCTGGTTTTCGTTTCAGCTTTATAGGGATGATAGAGCGAATCCTTGCTGCTCATGGCATAATTGAAGCCGCGCTCACCGATGATGAAGGTCTTCCATTCGATCCAGTGCTCGATAGGATTGCGGGCCGTTTTGTTACCGAAAGTAATGCGCAGTTGCGGCGTGAAACGGTAATAGCCGCCAAACAGTTTATTGTTGTTGCTGTCAACTCCTTCCATCGTGGAAAAACGTGCAGCGCCAACACCGATATCGATCTTCCTGATTTTCCTGTCGGGCAGAAAGGTATAACCGATCCTTCCCACTCCATTCACCTGCTTACTGCCGAATGCATAGAGCGGTGCAAATACATAACGGAATTTTTGAAAAGGCGGATTGTAATTATGAATGAGCAGACCTGCCATGAACTTATCATAACTGTTATAACCCAGCGCAGGGAAGAAGTTGATGTAATTCACCTTGTCATTGTCCTTGAAATTGAACATGAAAGTGGGTTTGAATTTCTTTCTGCCGGAATACGGCGATATGTCCCCCTTGCGGTCCAGCTCATTGAAGAAATTATCCAGGTTGCGGCCGGATGTCTCTTCCATTATTTTACGAAAGTCCTCAGGCGAAGGATGCCTGAACTGCCATTGTTTGTAATACTCCTGCATGCAGCTATCGAACAGGCGGGTACCGAGTGTTTTCTGCAGCTCCTGCATCCAGAGACCTGTTTTCATGTAGGCCACTACGGCATAGTTGAGTGGCGTGAAGTCTGCACCTTTGGTGGTAATGGGCTGGTCCAGCTTGTCCTTTGTAACAACAGACACGAAGAGGCGGGGATCATCTTCCGGAATGCGGCGTGTCATCCAGTTTCCACCGGAATCATTATTGAGTTCACCAAAGCGGATATCGTAATAGGTATTGATGCCTTCGTCCATCCAGGGATTATCCCTTTCATTGGTGCCGATAACGCCGTAGAACCAGTTATGTCCAACTTCGTGACCGATAAGTTTTTCCAGGTCCGAAGCAGTGCTCACCGGAGAGATACTTGTAATGGTGGGATACTCCATACCACCACTGAAACCCATGGGAGTTTCGGCAACACTTACCACATCATAGGGATATTCACCGATCACTTCAGAACGCCAGCGGACCGCTTCTTTCAGCATAGGCAGTCCTCTTTTCCATAATTCACTTTTGGAAGGCAGGCGGAATACATTGGCTGTGACCATGCGGCCGGAAGCCAGCTGTATTGTATCGGAATCGAGGACGAAGTCAGGATTGGCGAACCAGGCAAAATCGTGTATGCGGTCCTGTTTGAACTGCAAAGTGCGCGTTGGAACAGGTGCATTGGCCTTCGCAGGAAGATCAGGCGGAGGATCGTTGGTGATGGTGAGCGCCGCTTTTTTGTTCTTGTTCTTATTGAATGAGGAAGATGCTGGTTTCTTCACCGGTTTCTTCTCCATCAGGAAAGGGTGTTTCTTCTTTTCCACTTTTTTCGGTGCCGGAGCTGAACCGGCCGGAGGAAGATATGATCCCATCACAAGATTGCCGGTGGCGGCAACTGCATAGTATTCGGGAACAGTGATGCGAACATCGTAACTGCCGAACTCACTGTAGAATTCTCCCTGGTCGAGATAAGGCATGGGATGCCAGCCCTGTTTGTCGTACACTGCAGGTTTGGGATACCATTGTGCAATCTGGTAGGCATGATCTTTCCAGCCGCTCCTGCTGAAAACGCCGGGCAGCTTCACATGGAATGGCGTGGTGATCAGTGTCTGAGCGCCGGGCGCCAATGGCTGAGGCAACCACACTTTCACCACATCGATAAATTGCGGATGGTCTTCCGTTCTGATACGGGCATTGTTCACGCGGAAATCAAGCCGGTTGATATACCCACGTTTTTCCATATCCGAAAAATAGAAATCAGTACGGCCGTTCTCCAGCAACTGATCGGAGAAAGCGGTGCGATCGTTCTTATAGGCATTGGGCCATACATGGAACCAAATGAAATGAAGTGTATCGGGAGAATGATTGATGTACTGCATTTTGAGCATGCCATCGAGCGTATGTTCCTTATCATTCAGACTAACGTCGATGGTATAGTGAACTTCCTGTTGCCAGTAGTTGGATTGCGCGTAGAGTGAGGATTGAAGCAGTAAGCACCAGCCAATGAGTAGTAGAAGTCTGTGCACGAACGTACCTTTTATCAAAAATAAGGGATTACAAAGGAGATACAAAGCAAATCACTTGCCCTTGCCCAGAAAGAGGATGCGCAGGGTATGGAGCATGATCTTGAGATCGATGGCCAGCGAAACATTTTCGATATATGTCAAATCATATTTCATTCTCACCACCATTTCTTCAACGGAGCTGGCATAACCGAATTGTACCATTCCCCAGGAAGTGAGGCCTGGTTTCACTTTCAGCAGGTAATTATAATAAGGCGTTTGTTGCTGGATCTGGCGGATATAATACTCTCTTTCAGGACGTGGTCCTACCAGGCTCATATCGCCTTTGAGGATATTCCATAATTGTGGCAATTCATCTACACGCCACTTGCGCATGATCCTGCCCCAGGAAGTGATCCTTGGATCATTGGTATCGGACAATTGCGGTCCATTGGCTTCTGCATGATGGAACATGCTCCTGAACTTGAAAATATGGAATCTCCTTCCTCTGTACCCTACCCGTTCCTGTGAGTAGATAACCGGCCCGGCCGAAGAGAGCTTCACCCTGATGGCTACATAGGCCAGGAAGGGGCTCAGGAAAATGAGTCCGGAAATCGCCACCACTACATCCACCACGCGTTTGATATTCTGTTGCCATTCCGGCATCAGGTCTGTACGTATATCGGAAAGCAGGGCGCCGGTAATATTGCTGGTGCGTACACTGCCGGAAAGGATATCGAGCGTATCAGGAACGATCTTCACCTCCACATCTTTTTCGCTCAGCACTTCCACTATATGGTTGATCTGTTGTTTTTCATTCTTGTCAACCGCAATTACTACCAGTTTGATGCCGCGCTGATCTATCACCTCACTCATATCCTTATACGAACCGAACTGTGGCAGGTATTCCCGGATACCGTTGGGCTCCTGCCCTGCCGCCAGGAATCCCTTGTAGTGGAAGCCTGCATTGGCCAAACCTTCGCGTGTTTCCTTGAAGATCCTGGTGGCAACGGAATTGCCACCGATGAGGAGAGTATTGAAATGCACATTCCCGCGCATGAGCTGTTGCTTCACACGGGAAAGGATCATCAGGCGGCCGGTCCAGGTAAACAGTATCTGCACGCCGATATAAGTGGCAAGTGCATTGTAAAAGTAGGTATAGTGATGCTGGGGATCGTTGATCACCAGGGCAAAGAAGATCAGCGTACAACCAATGAGGGAACTGAGTACAGTCAATGCAAACTCGCTCAACCGTGATTTCCGGTAGAGTGACTGGTACGCTCCCAACATTCCCTGGAATACAACCCATCCAATGGGAATGATCATCAATCCCAACCAGAACCTGTCGTTCAGAAAGATCTTGTTGTTGACGATGATATGCTCATTGAGGAAATACCTTCTGGCGAAATAAAAAACTATCCATCCAAGCACAGCTGCAGTATAGTCACTTAGCAGGTACCAGGCACTGTGAATGGTTTTTTCTGATCCATTAAAAGGTTTAGGCAACAATACTGTTGTTTTTAATTTTCTGAAGTATTTGATGCGCTACGTCCATTGCTCTGTAACCATCTACTTCAGACACACGTGTAGGTGTATTTTCCGCGATGGCATCGCGGAAAGCTTCGAGCTCTTTTTTTATCGCATTAACTTCAGGTACTTGTGGGTTGATCACCGCAATGGTGCGTTTCCCGTGTGGTGTATCCAGGTCGAACGAGAAAGCATCCACATCCAGCGGGCTCTTGAGTTTGATCACTTCGGATTTCTTGTTAAGGAAGTCAACGCCAATATACGCATCTTTTTGGAACAAACGCATTTTACGCATCTTCTTCATGGAGATCCTGCTGGAAGTGAGGTTGGCCACACATCCGTTATTGAACTCGATCCTCACGTTGGCTATATCGGGCGTATCCGTCATAACGGCCACGCCGCTGGCGGAAATCATTTTCACTTCACTCTTCACGAGATTGAGGATAATATCGATATCGTGGATCATCAGGTCGAGTATCACGCTCACTTCCGTGCCGCGGGGATTGAATTCCGCCAGACGATGCACTTCGATGAACATGGGCTGCAGGTCGAGGCCGGACAGGGAGAGGAAAGCAGGATTGAACCTTTCAACATGACCAACCTGGAACTTGATATTGGATTCTTTCACCAGTTTCACCAGTTCACGCGCTTCATCCATGGTATTGGCCAGGGGTTTCTCCACAAATACATGCTTGCCTTTCCGGATGGCTTTTCTGCAGAGGTCGAAATGGTAAGTGGTGGGCGCTACAATGTCTACGGCATCCACGGCATCCATCAGCAATTCGGGATCCAGGAACCTGGGGAGTTGATATTTTTCCGTTATTTGTTGTGCTGCATCATCTGAAGGGTCAAAAAAGCCTACCAGTTCTACATCCTTCATCTCCTTCCAGTTATTCAGATGGAACTTACCCAGATGGCCTACACCGAAAACGCCTACCTTTAGCATAATAAAAAATTAATTGTCAAAGATAAACGCTGTGGCCGTTTACATAACGGTTTTTTATTACCACGCAGTATGCGGATGTGAATAACTCAGCACATGATGCCGGATCAGCGCACCAACTTTGAACGGGAAATATAAGCGGATGTGGGGTGATAGATAAACAGCACTGTTCCATCTTTGATCTCGTCTATCAGGGGACGGCTGATATCTGTAGGCACTGCCGGACAACCCTGGCTTCTTCCAATATAACCCTTGCTGTTGATCCATGAATCCGAAACATAGTCGGCTCCATGCACTACAATGGCCCTGCGGAAAGCAGCATCGTTGATCCCTTTTTCCATTCCCTGCAATTTCAGGGAATAGCCATTGCTGCCGCGATAGGTTTGACCGGTTACGTAGAAACCCAAACTGCTGGCATTGCTCCTGGGCTTGTTGGAGAATACATTGGCGGACTCTTTTCCGGAGCGGTTGCCATGGGCCACCAGGCTATGGAAAAGTACCTGATAATTATTGAGGTCGATCACAAACAGGCGTTTTTCGCTGCTTGGCCTGGAGAAATCTGCTATTGAGAGGATATTATCGCGAATGAGGCCGGTCTTTTTCAGTTTTTCCATTCCATTAAGAGCCATCTGGAAAACCGTACGGCTCAGCCCCTGCTCTTCGAGATGAAGGCTATCATATACCTCCATTTTGGAAAGAGACCAGGCAATGGCATGATACTCGATACTTCCAATGGGGCTGGGAGCAAAGAAAATCTTTTTAGACAAAGGGGTTGATGCAATTCCATCTGTTGTAAAAGGTACGAATGACCAATGTAATACAATCAGAACGCCCAACACTGTGGCCCTAACCAATGTGGCCAGCCTTAACTTCTTCCTTGGTTTTTGCATGGACTCATTCCATTTTTTTAGGGTAAAAAATCATGCGTGCTACTTCCGCATATTTTTCTATCAACGGGATACCTGAAATAAAATTGCCCTGGGAATAAGCAGGGCAATCCTGGATTTTTACTAATTGAACCGTGGCAAATGTACGGTATTTTGAAAAAAATGCAGCCTTGTGGCATTTTAAATGCAGTCCGGATCAGGTTTTTAACATATCAATACAATAATCAATTCGTAGAAAAATGGAAACCTGCCAGTTCTTATAAATTTTCTCCGATCAAAGTATACAAAATATTACGATAATGTTCACTGCAGGGCAGTTCGGTTTCACCCAGGAACACAGTTTTCCTGCTGACAGTGTCCAGTTTACGGAGCGATACGATATAGGATCGGTGAATGCGGATAAAGGTAGTTGAAGGCAGACGGCTCTCGAAGTACTTCAGGCTTTGTAAAGTTACGATGGGCTTTCTGCTACCGGAAAGATGGATACGCGTGTAATCTTTCAGTCCCTCGAGATAGATAATGTCCTCGTAAAAGATCTTCTGGATCTTGTGAGAAGTTTTGATAAAAATGAAATCTTCATTGCTGGCCACCTGACGGTTGTTCTTGCGGAAGCTGATGTATTCGTAGGCTTTGCTCACTGCGCCAACGAATCTGTCGAATGGCACCGGTTTCAACAGGTAATCGATAGCATCCAGTTCAAATCCCTCCACGGCAAATTCATTGTAGGCCGTAACAAAGATCACCGACGGTTTCCTGGGAAGTGTTTTGAGGAACTGGATCCCTGAAAGATCCGGCATCCTGATATCCAGGAAAATGAGATCGATCTCTTCCTTGTCGAAATACGGTCTTGCTGCCATCGGGCCCTCACATCTGGCCACCAGCCTGAGATAGGGGATCTTCTGAATAAAGTCTTCCATCAGGTCCAGAGCCCAGGGTTCATCATCGATGATGAGGCAATTAATTTTCATGGTCCAACTCGATTTTGAGGTTAACAATGTAGAGGGATTTATTGTCTACCACATCCAGCAGGTACCTGCCGGGATATAAAACATCCAGCCTTCTTTTTGCATTGATCAGTCCTACCCCTTCATGCCCCGTCTGGCGTGTAGAGGTAATGGCATTGGAAACTGTGAGCAGCAGGTTATTGCCGATCACGTCTATATTGATCCTGATCTCGGAAGGAATGGTATAACTCACACCATGTTTAAATGCATTTTCGATATAGGTGATAAGGAGCAATGGCGCGATCAGCAGGTTATCTGTATTGCCGGTCACATTGTATCTGACTGTAACGTTTTTGGATAATCGAAGTTTTTGAAGATCGATATAATTGCTGATATATTCAAGGTCATTTCTCAGTGTGATCTTTTCGGTACTTGTATCGTACAGCACATAACGCATGATCTGACTGAACTTCAGGATGGAGTATTCCGTTTGTTCTGATTTGAGATGCGCCTGTGAATAAATGCTGTTAAGGGTATTGAAAAGGAAATGCGGGTTGATCTGGAGTTTCAGGAAGCTGAGCTCCGCATTCAGTCTTTCCGTTTCCAGGACCTTCTTTTGTTTTTCACTGATGAGCAATGAATTGGCCAGTTTGATGAATCCACTGATCAGCAGAATGATAATGGCGGAAGTGAGTGTATCCATCAGCAACATGGGCAAAGCCATCAATGGGATTTCAGATCCAAACAATTTCATCACCGGGATATCTCCTGCAATGGCCAGGGTGCGTCCCATCGGCATGGCAGGAAGCGCGCCCTGGGAAAAACTCCGTTCAACAAAACGCTCACGGCTTTGCTCACCCGAAGGCACCATACGTGTGGTCAGCACTACCACAGTATCTTTTTCGTGATCTGAAGATTTCCTGTATTCGATATTCTCCACAAAACTTCCATCAGGCCCTACCCTTCTGATCATGGTGGTATCCTTGTTCACAGTAACTGACCCAACCATCGGCGCCAGCTGCATTTTACCAACGGGTGAAAGGCGATGAAAGAAACGATTGGGTCCTGTTCTGATCACCATACCGGCCTGTTTCCGGAATTTGTATTGAATGAAAGATTCCACTACCAGTTGCTGCAGGCAGATCACCAGCAAACAACCAAGTATGGTAAGGAAATATTTTCCGTATTGCTTTTTCTGAAAGAATCTTGGAATGAGAAAGTAATAGTGGAAATAGAATAGAAGAATAAGGAACACCTTGTTGACCACTTCCCTGTACAGGAAAAAAGTATCGAGTATCTCAATTCGGTAGATCAGCAAAGGCAGGGTGAGGAAGAGTCCCCATCCCAGGATATGCAATGAAATGATAAGCAGACGGTGCACCACCGTTTTAGCAGGCTTGAATCCTAACACGTAGGCAAAAACATCCAGCGCACTGTCTTTTCTCATTGTTGAATTGAGCCGCCAAATTAGTGAGGCGCTGCATGCAAAACATTGCAACGCCTCGCTAACCGGCTAATTTATCTTAACTATAACAAATGCGGTTTAATAGTTGTCGTTATCATCCTGCTCATCAAATGGCTTGAACTCGAACATATTGTCGAAGATCTCGGAGCCGCTGCGACCGGTGAGGAGAAAGCCTCTGTCTTTCAGCGTGAATCCGACAGCGCCTTCGCGGGCAGTGCCTTCGAAAGATGTTTTCTTTGTCCAGAGGTCATTGGTGGCATCATATTCCCAGGTATCGGAGATCAATGATCCGGCGCGGCCTGTAGCCAGGTACACTTTGGTTCCTATAGTGAATGCCACTGCACCGTAACGGGCGATATTGGCATAATCATCATCATAACTTTCATCGCTAACATTGGTGAGTTTACGGAGATCAGTCCAGGCGCCCTGTCCGCTGTTACCGGTAGGATCGAACGACTGAAGATCATTCAACGCTTCGCCATTGTTGTTGCCACTGCATACATAGGCTTTGCCATTTATGACGAAAGCCACAGCCTGTGAACGTTTACGTCCGCGGATAC
This portion of the Pseudobacter ginsenosidimutans genome encodes:
- a CDS encoding STAS domain-containing protein, producing MKVKIDTKQKFHVIYITEPVLSGNMTAELSESLLPFLQIDVKNVIVNLKDIENLDEAAAETLLKLQQTFYEQQASFVICELQLSVKDQLDQMELLDLLNITPSESEAWDIVQMEEIERELLGGDNEF
- a CDS encoding 2-C-methyl-D-erythritol 4-phosphate cytidylyltransferase, translating into MKKFAVIVAGGSGLRMGTQVPKQFLPLRDKPVLWYTLTAFLEAFDDLTIILVLPESHLQTGHEILRSTFDPDRIWMTTGGETRFHSVKNGLDHIHQHSIVFVHDGVRCLLTPDLIRRCFNMAQERGNAIPAVTAVDSIRIETFNGNAAIDRNKIKIIQTPQTFYSDLIKAAFEQEYDESFTDEASVVEKLGVKIHLLEGEPTNIKITRPLDILIAEKILEEREMGI
- a CDS encoding ATP-dependent Clp protease ATP-binding subunit, yielding MDNNFSAQVKEIISFSREEALRLGNDFIGTEHLLLGLIREGENTAVRILKSFNVDLYELRKEVEMAVKDKTGKNIANINSLPLTKQAEKVIRVTVLEAKALKSPTVETEHLMLSILKNKENIATQILNQFDVDYDLFRNELGVVKSNDVRSEYADEGEDDFDEEKKYSQQKSRASGNAKSKTPVLDNFGRDITRLAENGSLDPIVGREAEIERVSQILSRRKKNNPILIGEPGVGKTAIVEGLALRIVQRKVSRVLFDKRVISLDLAALVAGTKYRGQFEERMKAIMNELEKNRDVILFIDEIHTIVGAGGASGSLDASNIFKPALARGELQCIGASTLDEYRMYIEKDGALDRRFQKVMVEPPSVDETIQILNNIKSKYEDYHNVTYSDDAIEACVKLSDRYITDRLLPDKAIDVMDEVGARVHLKNINVPKEILDLEKKIEDVKVEKNKVVKSQKFEEAASLRDTEKRLQEELEKAKAGWEEESKHKRYPIDDEAIAEVVSMMTGIPVKRMVQAESEKLRRMSEDMKGMVVGQDEAIEKVVKAIQRNRVGLKDPKKPIGTFIFLGPTGVGKTELARSLARYMFDSEDALVRIDMSEYMEKFTVSRLIGAPPGYVGYEEGGQLTERVRRKPYSVILLDEIEKAHPDIYNILLQVLDDGQLTDGLGRKVDFKNTTIIMTSNIGVRQLKDFGEGVGFATAARTQSSDENNKAVIEKALKRTFSPEFLNRIDDVIIFNSLTKENIFKIIDILMKGVTKRLQSLGFTLELTEEAKNFIAEKGYDVQFGARPLHRAIQKYLEDPLAEEILNMHIKQGDIMIADLDKENSKITFNIQEPSKSKSEA
- a CDS encoding GNAT family N-acetyltransferase is translated as MQSLPAIQYLTRQELDIQRWDAVIQKADNGLPYAYSIYLDHMCKHWSALVLGDYEAVMPLTWNSKYGIAYLYQPPFTAQLGVFGKHLTPSLIEAFLSAIPKRFRLIEIELNQANAHANVGPQKNTSISLRNNYVLDLRAPYESLQSAYRENIRRNIKKAQQLNNRYATDIPISEVLSLSKSQMQGISNLSDRDYENFESLFNQLHQQGKAIACGVFDVNDQLLASCAYVFSNNRACYILVGNHPNGRTSGASHFLIDRFIHQHAGEELTLDFEGSDIRNLAFFYSSFGASLEIYPSLRINRFRLLGILKRWL